In Eubalaena glacialis isolate mEubGla1 chromosome 4, mEubGla1.1.hap2.+ XY, whole genome shotgun sequence, one DNA window encodes the following:
- the MOCS2 gene encoding molybdopterin synthase catalytic subunit isoform X2 — translation MSSLEISSSCFNQETKLPLSPQLVEDSAFEPPGKDINEVEEKSKDIIKFTSEQLSVDEVSQLVISPLCGAISLFVGTTRNNFEGKKVISLEYEAYLPMAENEVRKICSDIRQKWPVKHIAVFHRLGLVPVSEASIIIAVSSAHRTASLEAVSYAIDTLKAKVPIWKKGSVG, via the exons ATGTCGAGCTTGGAGATCAGCTCCTCCTGCTTCAATCAGGAGACGAAATTGCCATTATCCCCCCAATTAGTGGAGGATAGTGCTTTTGAGCCACCTGG gAAAGATATAAATGAAGTTGAAGAGAAATCGaaagatataataaaattcacATCTGAGCAACTTTCAGTAGATGAAGTCTCACAGCTGGTGATTTCTCCACTCTGTGGTGCAATATCCCTATTTGTAG gaactaCAAGGAATAACTTCGAAGGGAAAAAAGTCATTAGCTTAGAGTATGAAGCATATCTACCAATGGCAGAAAATGAAGTCAGAAAAATTTGTAGTGACATTAGGCAGAAATGGCCAGTCAAACACATAGCAGTGTTCCATCGGCTTGG cTTAGTTCCAGTGTCAGAAGCAAGCATTATCATTGCTGTGTCCTCAGCCCATAGGACTGCATCCCTCGAAGCTGTGAGCTATGCCATTGATACTTTAAAAGCCAAGGTGCCCATATGGAAAAAG